The region GCCAGCGTCTTGATAGGACCGGCGGAGATGGCGTTGACGCGGATGTTCTTCGAACCAAGTGAGGCGGCGAGATAACGCACGCAGGCCTCCAGCGAGGCTTTCGCCAGGCCCATGACGTTGTAGTTGGGGAAGACCTTGGTTGATCCGTAATAGGTAAGGGTCATGATGGAGCCACCCTCGGTCATCAGCGGCGCTGCGGCCCGCGCGACAGCAATCAGCGTGTAGGAACTGACATCGTGGGCGATGCGGAACCCCTCGCGGCTGGTCAACAGGAAATCGTTCTTAATCTCATCGGGCGGTGCGAAGGCTACGGCATGGACGAGGATATCGAGCTTGCCGTAGGTCTGCTTGAAAGTGGCAAAGAGGGTGTCGATCTCGGCGTCGATGGAGAGGTCGCACTGGAACGTCCGGGCATCGGGGAGCGAGGCGGCCAGCTCGTCGGCGTCACGCTTGAGACGCTCGCTCTGATAGCTGATGGCGAGTGTGGCCCCGGCGTCCGAGAGCTTCTGGGCGATTCCCCAGGCGATACTGCGCTTGTTGGCGAGTCCGAAGATGACGGCGACTTTGCCCTTGAGATCGATCATGATTTCCGTTGCTTCTCCTCTGAAATTTCCCTGCTAAGGATAGCAGCCTCCCCACGAATCGGTGAGTGCACACTCCAGGTTAGAAGTATGACTTCCCTAGAAATTCTATCGGAGTACTATGTTTCCCATAGAAGTTCTATTGGAGTAATGCCCGTGAAGAAGAAGACGGACAGCAGCGAGATATTGAAGGGGACTTTGGACATGATGATTCTTCGGACGTTGATTCACGGCGATGCGCATGGTCATACGATTGCCAAGGTCATCGAGCGAAGTTCGGAGGATGTGTTGGAGATTGAGCAGGGGTCGCTCTATCCGGCGCTGCACCGTATGGAGGATCGAGGATGGATCTCGTCGTACTGGGGGGCAAGTGAGAACAATCGCAAGGCCAGGTTTTACCAGTTGACCGCGGGCGGAAGAAAACAACTGACCGCGGAAAGCAGACGTTGGCAGAAGATGACCCGTGCGATTGCGTTGGTAATGGGGGAATCTCCCGCACAGGAGAGTGGTGAATGATGAGCTGGCGTCGATTCTTTCGCCGAAAGCACCGCGATGCAGAGCTGCAGCAAGAGGTCAAGGTTCATATAGAAGAAGAGATTGCGGAGAACCTTGAACGGGGAATGTCTGCTGCGGAGAGCCGACGCCAAGCTTATCTGAAGTTCGGCAATGTTCAGAGGATGCGTGAAGAGGTCTGGCGAAAGAACAGCTTCGTCGAGATGCAGAGTCTGCTGCGCGATCTAAAGGATGTACTCCGAAGGCTTAAGCATGCACCGACGGCTGTACTTACGGTCACGGTGTCTCTGGGGTTGGGGATTGCATCGAACGCCGTCATCTTTTCGGGATTGAACAAGCTGGTGTTGCAGAAGCCTCCGGTTGGCGATCCGGCGTCGCTGGTCGAGGTATTTTCCACGACGCTGCATGGACAAAAAACGCAAACCACTGCATTGCCTGTCTATGAAGCCGTGCGTTCGCAGGCGAAGTCCTTTTCGGGAGTCGCGGCTTATGACGTCCTCATGCAAGGAACCCTGGCGGGAGAAGGTGAGCCGGAGCGGGTGTGGGGGCAGAGCACGACGACGAACTTCTTCGACGTCGCACAACTGCCGATGCGACTAGGGAGAGGGTTTACGCGCCACGAGGAATACTCTCCGGTCATTGTGTTGAGCTATGGGCTTTGGCGGCAGTCCTTCCATGGAGATGAGGAGATCGTGGGAAAGACGATGGCGCTCTCTGGAAGGACGTTTACCGTCGTGGGTGTGACGATGCCTGGATTCCACGGTATGAATCGAATCGTCGATGCAAAATTCTGGGTTCCACTGGCCCAGCAGAGAGAATTGTCTCCAGACTCCCTTCATGATCCGACGATCCATAGCCTGAATGTGATTGCGCGGATCAAGCCGGAGGTGAGTCATGCTGACGCTGCTGCCGAGCTGAATACGGTAGCGAACCGGATTGCTGCGAGCGACGCGAAGTTATATCCGGGGCTTGGTTTTGTGATGGAAGATGCAGGATCGCTGCCGGGGCCTGCTGTCCAGAAGATCAAGATACTGCTGGCTGCCCTTACGGCGGTGGCGTTGCTGGTGCTGTGCATTGCAGGCTCGAACGTGACGAACTTGTTATTGGCGCGAGCGATGGCACGGCATCGGGAGATGGCGGTTCGGATTGCGCTAGGCGCGACGAGATGGCAACTGATACGGCCGATGTTGATGGAGAGCGCGTTGCTGGCCGTGGGAGGAGGTGTGTTTGGTATCGCAATAACCATGGTGGGACTCCGCGCGCTACAGGGATTTCATATCCCGTCACCGGTACCGATCGACATGAGCCTCAATGTAAATTGGAGAGTCACACTGTATGCCTTTCTTCTTAGCGTGGGCGTCGGCCTTTTGTGTGGGATCGGACCGGCGTTCGCTGCGACGCGCCCTGTAGTACCGAATGCTTTGAAAGGTGAAAGCACTCTGGAGAGGCCGGGTAGACAGTGGAACCTGCGCAATGTGCTGGTGGTTGTGCAGATCTCTGCCTGCCTTGTGTTGCTGTGTACGACCGGACTCTATCTCCATAACCTGGCGGACGCGTCAGACGTGGATCCGGGCTTTCGGACACACGGCATCTTCATGATTGCCATCGATCCGGTACATAACGGATATAAGGCCGAAGAAGTGCCAGTATTGCTACGGCGTGCGCGAGAACGCATTACTGCATTGTCAGGTGTCGTTTCAGCTTCATGGACGGATACGGTTCCACTTTCTATGACGGGTGCCGGTGACTCTTTCCATCCTGCAGGAAAAGCTGCTGATGAACAGCGGGACCTTCGTTCGTATGTTTTTAGCGTTAGCCCTGGTTACTTCGACACTATGGGAACCGCGCTGATTGCGGGCAAAGATCTCAACCGTGTCGATCCAAACATGTCAAAACAGGCAGTCGTGAATGAGATGTTCGCGAAGAAGATGTTTGGAACACGCAATGCCTTGGGAGAGCGGGTGTCGGGGCGGGGGGCGACGTATGAGATTGTCGGCGTCGTGAAGAACACCAAAAGCGCCTTTATGCTTGAAGAGGACCGCCCCATCATTTACACCGGGTTGGAACAGAACATCGGCTTGAACAATGCTTCGCCACCTATGGGGTATTCGTTGATGGTGCATTACGAGGGAAGTATGGCGGAGTTGGCGGCAGCGATGCGGAAGGAGATCCATGCCATCGATCCGAAGCTGGCGGTCTTCAATGAGAAGGAGATGAAGGAGCACATTAACGATGCGTTGATCATTCCTCGAGCAGAGTCTGCCGTCTTCGGGACGTTTGGTCTTGCAGGATTGCTGCTGGCTGCCGTGGGGCTGTATGGCCTGATGAGCTACTCAGTACAGCGGAGAACCCACGAAATAGGGGTACGGCTGGCACTGGGAGCTACACGCGGAGGAGTGCAGGCGCTGGTGATGAAGCAAGGCATGACACTCGTTGGAATTGCTGCAGTGATTGGAGCTCCTCTGGCGCTGGCTGCGTCGAAGATTGCGTCGAAGCTGCAGTATGGGATATCGGCCTATGATGCGGTGACTTTTACCTGCGTGCCGGTCTTCCTGGCAGCGGTGGCGCTGGTGGCTTGCTGTATTCCGGCAGTGCGCGCGGCGGCGATTGAACCGCAGACAGCTTTGCGGCATGAGTAATCAGATCAATTCATCTTGGCCTTGCCGAGAGTTCTTATGGATTAATTACTACGATCAAAGTATGACCTGCCTTGGCGCTTACATCGCAGCCCGTGGATGACCAGAGTTATCGGACGATAACATTTATCGTTCTTTTGCGGTATAATCAATTCATGCACCGCTCCTCAACGGATTTTCGTAAGCTCTGCGTTGACCACGGCATCGCCGTGACGCATCAGCGGCAGGTGCTGTTTGAGGTGATGCGGGGGATGGAAGGGCATCCCAGCCCAGAAGAGGTCTATGCCCGGGTGAAGAAGAAGGTTCCGGCGATCTCGCTGGCGACCGTTTATAAGAACATTCATCTCTTTGTGGAGAGCGGCATCTTTCGCAAGATGAGCGTGCATCACGGCTC is a window of Edaphobacter sp. 12200R-103 DNA encoding:
- a CDS encoding Fur family transcriptional regulator, producing the protein MHRSSTDFRKLCVDHGIAVTHQRQVLFEVMRGMEGHPSPEEVYARVKKKVPAISLATVYKNIHLFVESGIFRKMSVHHGSVRVEMNNEEHHHMVCSRCKAITDIGEKELGLAPKRRRLADGFLVERYAVDVIGLCARCQEGQM
- a CDS encoding ABC transporter permease, giving the protein MMSWRRFFRRKHRDAELQQEVKVHIEEEIAENLERGMSAAESRRQAYLKFGNVQRMREEVWRKNSFVEMQSLLRDLKDVLRRLKHAPTAVLTVTVSLGLGIASNAVIFSGLNKLVLQKPPVGDPASLVEVFSTTLHGQKTQTTALPVYEAVRSQAKSFSGVAAYDVLMQGTLAGEGEPERVWGQSTTTNFFDVAQLPMRLGRGFTRHEEYSPVIVLSYGLWRQSFHGDEEIVGKTMALSGRTFTVVGVTMPGFHGMNRIVDAKFWVPLAQQRELSPDSLHDPTIHSLNVIARIKPEVSHADAAAELNTVANRIAASDAKLYPGLGFVMEDAGSLPGPAVQKIKILLAALTAVALLVLCIAGSNVTNLLLARAMARHREMAVRIALGATRWQLIRPMLMESALLAVGGGVFGIAITMVGLRALQGFHIPSPVPIDMSLNVNWRVTLYAFLLSVGVGLLCGIGPAFAATRPVVPNALKGESTLERPGRQWNLRNVLVVVQISACLVLLCTTGLYLHNLADASDVDPGFRTHGIFMIAIDPVHNGYKAEEVPVLLRRARERITALSGVVSASWTDTVPLSMTGAGDSFHPAGKAADEQRDLRSYVFSVSPGYFDTMGTALIAGKDLNRVDPNMSKQAVVNEMFAKKMFGTRNALGERVSGRGATYEIVGVVKNTKSAFMLEEDRPIIYTGLEQNIGLNNASPPMGYSLMVHYEGSMAELAAAMRKEIHAIDPKLAVFNEKEMKEHINDALIIPRAESAVFGTFGLAGLLLAAVGLYGLMSYSVQRRTHEIGVRLALGATRGGVQALVMKQGMTLVGIAAVIGAPLALAASKIASKLQYGISAYDAVTFTCVPVFLAAVALVACCIPAVRAAAIEPQTALRHE
- a CDS encoding PadR family transcriptional regulator, with the translated sequence MPVKKKTDSSEILKGTLDMMILRTLIHGDAHGHTIAKVIERSSEDVLEIEQGSLYPALHRMEDRGWISSYWGASENNRKARFYQLTAGGRKQLTAESRRWQKMTRAIALVMGESPAQESGE
- a CDS encoding enoyl-ACP reductase, producing MIDLKGKVAVIFGLANKRSIAWGIAQKLSDAGATLAISYQSERLKRDADELAASLPDARTFQCDLSIDAEIDTLFATFKQTYGKLDILVHAVAFAPPDEIKNDFLLTSREGFRIAHDVSSYTLIAVARAAAPLMTEGGSIMTLTYYGSTKVFPNYNVMGLAKASLEACVRYLAASLGSKNIRVNAISAGPIKTLAARGIGDFTKILTAVEERAPLHRNVDQLEIGNAALFLASNLSSGITGEITYVDAGYNITGL